In one window of Podospora pseudopauciseta strain CBS 411.78 chromosome 2 map unlocalized CBS411.78m_2.2, whole genome shotgun sequence DNA:
- a CDS encoding uncharacterized protein (EggNog:ENOG503NVU3; COG:A), whose protein sequence is MSLITGSKCFCLVSGTTLWYGPAQRQGKVRALFLLPHRQTNPAPKLTVTPTMASSIQLVLEATNARDDPRFLARGVWYSKPRGDGVETGQEPGALLAEFTKACEKKKINK, encoded by the exons ATGAGTTTGATCACCGGCTCCAAGTGTTTTTGCCTTGTCTCTGGCACAACACTTTGGTATGGGCCTGCCCAAAGACAAGGAAAAGTGCGGGCACTGTTCCTTTTGCCTCACAGGCAAACCAATCCAGCCCCCAAACTCACTGTGACGCCAACGATGGCTTCGAGCATTCAATTGGTCCTCGAAGCTACAAATGCCAGAGATGACCCACGCTTCCTCGCGCGTGGCGTATGGTATTCGAAGCCCCGGGGTGACGGCGTTGAAACTGGACAAGAGCCCGGT GCGCTGTTGGCTGAGTTTACCAAGGCTtgtgagaagaagaagattaaTAAATGA